A genomic stretch from Bos javanicus breed banteng chromosome 3, ARS-OSU_banteng_1.0, whole genome shotgun sequence includes:
- the LOC133245262 gene encoding olfactory receptor 6K6, with protein sequence MTSENQTRVTEFLFSMFPHLHEGGLLFFILLLLIYGFIVTGNLMIFIITQLDAALHTPMYFFIRVLSFLEIWYTTTTIPKILSCLVSEQKTISLAGCFLQMYFFHSLGITEGCVLTAMAIDRYIAICNPLHYPNIMTPKLCVHLTAGSCLCGFLLVLPEIAWIGTLPFCGSNQVQQIFCDFTPVLSLACTDTSLVVIMDAIHAVEILASFLVIALSYLRIIVVILQMPSAEGRHKAFSTCAAHLAVFLLFFGSVAVMYLRFSATYSVFWDTAIAVTFVILAPFFNPIIYSLRNKDMKDAIGRLFGYQKRAGGVKR encoded by the coding sequence ATGACCAGTGAGAATCAGACAAGGGTGACTGAGTTCCTCTTCTCTATGTTCCCACATTTACATGAAGGTGGCCTCTTATTCTTTATTCTCTTGCTTCTCATCTATGGATTTATCGTAACTGGAAACCTAATGATATTCATTATTACCCAGCTGGATGCGGCCTTGCACACCCCCATGTATTTCTTCATCCGTGTCCTCTCTTTCCTGGAGATCTGGTATACCACAACCACCATCCCCAAGATTCTCTCTTGCCTAGTCAGTGAGCAGAAAACCATCTCTCTTGCTGGTTGCTTTCTGCAGATGTACTTCTTCCACTCACTTGGCATCACAGAAGGCTGTGTCCTGACAGCAATGGCAATTGACAGGTACATAGCTATCTGCAACCCCCTCCATTACCCAAACATTATGACTCCCAAACTCTGTGTCCATCTGACAGCTGGATCCTGCCTCTGTGGCTTCCTCCTGGTGCTCCCTGAAATTGCATGGATTGGCACCCTGCCTTTCTGTGGCTCCAATCAGGTCCAGCAGATCTTCTGTGACTTCACCCCTGTGCTGAGCTTGGCCTGCACAGATACATCCCTGGTGGTCATTATGGATGCCATCCATGCAGTGGAGATCCTGGCCTCCTTCCTGGTCATCGCCCTATCCTACCTCCGGATCATTGTGGTGATTCTGCAAATGCCCTCGGCTGAAGGCCGCCACAAAGCTTTCTCTACCTGTGCTGCCCACCTTGCTGTGTTCTTGCTGTTTTTTGGCAGTGTGGCTGTCATGTACTTGCGATTCTCAGCCACCTACTCTGTGTTTTGGGACACAGCAATTGCTGTCACTTTTGTTATCCTCGCTCCCTTCTTCAACCCCATTATCTATAGCCTGAGAAATAAGGATATGAAAGATGCAATTGGGAGGCTCTTTGGCTATCAGAAGAGGGCTGGTGGGGTTAAGAGATAG
- the LOC133245071 gene encoding olfactory receptor 6K3-like translates to MDQENQTMVTEFYFSDFPQFEKGSLLFFIPLFLIYVFIIVGNFMIFFAVQLDARLHNPMYNFVSIFSFLEIWYTTVTIPKMLSNLVSKEKTISFTGCLLQMYFFHSLGVTEALVLTVMAIDRYIAICHPLRYATIMTPRLCIQLSAGSSIFGFLMLLPEIVWISTLPFCGPNQIHQLFCDFEPVLRLACADTSMILIEDVIHAISILTSVCIITLSYLRIIVVILRIPSGKSRQKAFSTCAAHITIFLLFFGSVTLMYLRFSVTFSPLLDKAIALMFAVLAPLFNPIIYSLRNKDMKDAIKKILCSWGFTAPVESKPIVSVVSQIEGRQPQV, encoded by the exons ATGGATCAGGAGAATCAGACAATGGTGActgaattttatttctctgatttccCTCAGTTTGAGAAGGGCAGTCTCTTATTCTTCATTCCTTTGTTCTTAATTTACGTGTTCATTATTGTTGGAAATTTCATGATCTTCTTTGCTGTCCAGCTGGATGCACGTCTCCACAATCCCATGTACAATTTCGTCAGCATCTTCTCCTTCCTGGAGATTTGGTACACCACAGTGACCATCCCCAAGATGCTCTCCAACCTTGTCAGTAAAGAGAAGACTATTTCTTTCACTGGCTGCCTCctgcaaatgtatttttttcactcACTTGGGGTCACAGAAGCCCTAGTCCTCACAGTGATGGCCATTGATAGGTACATTGCCATTTGCCACCCCCTCCGCTATGCAACCATTATGACCCCTCGACTATGCATCCAACTCTCTGCTGGTTCTAGCATCTTTGGCTTCCTTATGCTACTGCCTGAGATTGTGTGGATTTCTACTCTTCCCTTCTGTGGTCCCAACCAAATCCATCAACTCTTCTGTGACTTTGAACCTGTATTACGCTTAGCCTGTGCAGACACATCTATGATTCTGATTGAAGATGTGATTCATGCTATTTCCATCCTGACTTCTGTTTGTATCATCACCCTTTCCTATTTAAGAATCATTGTTGTGATCCTGAGGATTCCCTCAGGTAAGAGCCGTCAGAAGGCATTCTCCACTTGTGCAGCCCACATCACTATTTTCCTCCTGTTTTTTGGCAGTGTGACACTCATGTACCTGCGTTTCTCTGTCACTTTCTCACCACTACTGGACAAGGCCATTGCACTAATGTTTGCTGTCCTTGCCCCACTTTTCAACCCGATAATCTACAGTCTGAGAAACAAAGACATGAAAGATGCCATCAAGAAAATCCTCTGTTcttggggcttcactg ctcctGTTGAAAGCAAACCAATCGTCTCAGTGGTATCACAAATAGAAGGAAGACAACCACAGGTGTGA
- the LOC133245261 gene encoding olfactory receptor 6N1: MKPGNWSQVTEFIILGFPHLQGVQAFLFLLLLLIYLTTVLGNLLIFLVVCLDFRLHTPMYLLVSILSLLELGYTAATTPKMLSNLLSEKKTISFSGCFLQIYFFHSLGATECYLLTAMAYDRYLAICQPLHYPTRMTPALCVKIAVGCWLGGLAGPVAEISLVSHLPFCGPNRIQHIFCDFPPVLSLACTDTSINVLVDFVINSCKILATFLLILSSYVQIICTVLRIPSAAGKKKAFSTCASHLTVVLIFYGSILFMYVRLKKSYSLDYDRALAVVYSVLTPFLNPFIYSLRNKEIKEAVRRQLKRMGILE; the protein is encoded by the coding sequence ATGAAGCCCGGGAATTGGAGCCAGGTAACAGAGTTCATCATCTTGGGCTTTCCCCATCTTCAGGGTGTTcaggcttttctcttcctcttgttaCTCCTAATCTACCTCACTACCGTCCTGGGAAACCTGCTGATATTCTTGGTGGTCTGCCTGGACTTCCGGCTCCATACACCCATGTACCTCCTTGTCAGCATCCTCTCCTTACTGGAGCTTGGCTACACAGCTGCCACCACCCCCAAGATGCTGTCGAACTTGCTCAGTGAGAAGAagaccatttctttctctggatgCTTCCTGCAAATCTACTTCTTCCACTCTCTTGGGGCTACTGAATGCTATCTTCTCACAGCTATGGCTTATGACAGATACTTAGCCATCTGTCAACCCCTCCACTACCCTACTCGCATGACCCCAGCACTCTGTGTCAAGATTGCTGTCGGCTGTTGGTTGGGAGGCTTGGCTGGGCCAGTGGCTGAAATTTCCTTGGTCTCCCACCTCCCTTTTTGTGGTCCCAATCGTATTCAGCACATCTTTTGTGATTTCCCTCCTGTTCTGAGCTTGGCTTGTACTGACACATCGATCAATGTCCTAGTGGACTTTGTTATCAATTCTTGCAAGATCCTGGCCACCTTTCTGTTAATCCTCAGCTCCTATGTGCAGATCATCTGCACAGTGCTCAGAATTCCTTCAGCTGCAGGCAAGAAGAAGGCCTTCTCCACATGTGCCTCTCACCTCACTGTGGTCCTCATCTTCTATGGGAGCATCCTCTTCATGTATGTGCGGCTGAAGAAGAGCTACTCCCTGGACTATGACCGGGCCCTGGCTGTGGTCTACTCGGTGCTCACACCCTTCCTCAACCCCTTTATCTATAGCTTGCGCAACAAGGAGATCAAGGAGGCTGTGAGAAGGCAGTTAAAGAGGATGGGGATACTGGAGTGA